The Solea solea chromosome 19, fSolSol10.1, whole genome shotgun sequence genome has a window encoding:
- the LOC131445949 gene encoding protein SET-like — translation MSASSAKVSRKENSNHDGADETSEKEQQEAIEHIDEVQNEIDRLNEQASEEILKVEQQFNKLRQPYFQKRSELIAKIPNFWVTTFVNHPQVSALLGEEDEEALHYLSKVEVTEFEDIKSGYRIDFFFDENPYFENKSLSKEFNVNESGDPVSKSSEIKWKAGKDLTKRTGQTPNKAGKKRQHEEPESFFTWFTDHSDAGADELGEVIKDDIWPNPLQYYLVPDMEDEEGDGDDDDDEEEGLEDIDEGEEEEGEDDDEDGDGEDGEDDGDED, via the exons ATGTCGGCCTCATCGGCGAAAGTGAGCAGGAAGGAGAACTCGAACCACGACGGAGCGGACGAGACCTCTG AAAAAGAGCAACAGGAAGCAATCGAACATATTGATGAAGTCCAGAACGAAATCGACAG ACTGAACGAACAAGCGAGTGAAGAAATTTTAAAAGTAGAGCAACAGTTCAACAAATTACGTCAGCCATATTTTCAGAAGCGATCAGAACTCATAGCCAAAATCCCAAACTTCTGGGTCACAACATTCGTCAACCATCCACAAG TTTCAGCTCTTTTGGgcgaggaggatgaagaggcgCTTCATTATCTGTCGAAGGTGGAGGTCACTGAGTTCGAGGACATAAAGTCTGGATACAGAATAGATTTT TTTTTCGACGAGAACCCGTACTTCGAGAACAAGTCCCTCTCCAAAGAGTTTAACGTGAACGAGAGCGGGGATCCCGTTTCCAAATCCAGTGAAATCAAGTGGAAAGCCGGAAAG GACCTGACGAAGCGCACGGGTCAGACGCCAAACAAAGCCGGGAAGAAGCGGCAGCACGAGGAGCCCGAGAGCTTCTTCACCTGGTTCACCGACCACTCAGACGCAGGCGCTGATGAGCTGGGAGAAGTCATCAAGGACGACATCTGGCCCAACCCACTGCAGTACTACCTG GTCCCCGACATGGAAGACGAGGAAGGCGACGGtgatgacgacgacgatgaaGAGGAGGGTCTTGAGGACATTgatgagggagaggaagaggaaggtgaAGACGACGATGAAGACGGTGACGGAGAAGATGGAGAG GACGATGGCGATGAAGACTAA